One genomic segment of Scophthalmus maximus strain ysfricsl-2021 chromosome 3, ASM2237912v1, whole genome shotgun sequence includes these proteins:
- the LOC118317026 gene encoding chitotriosidase-1-like: protein MPSSSRLVCYYNSLAENRAEDGKFTISDIDPNKCTHLVYAFSDINNVNELVPTSTADQQRYLFFNGLKFRNPQLKTLLAVGGITFNTQKFSRMVSTQQYRTTFIQSAITLLRFYGFDGLNLDWRFPVTTGSQPDNKQKFTLLCQELKDAFAAEVTNTQRDRLILTASVSAEKAVIDASYEVAQIATSLDFINVLTFDFRGPWENVTGHHSPLYLGSQDTGDKIYSNTDSAMQHWLDQGAPAQLLNLGLAAYGRAFTLSTAASGVGAPASGTGEEGCYTGEEGFWAFYETCLYTEGATVHMINDQRVPYAVTKKQWVGFDNKESLSSKVSYLKAKNFGGAFVWSLDLDDFSGEYCNQGNCPFISHLNTLLVQSSPTTTTTTTIPNTTTPITTTPSTTTTTPTTTTTTPTTTTTTPTTT from the exons ATGC cttcctcctccaggctggTATGTTACTATAACAGCTTGGCTGAAAATAGAGCAGAGGATGGGAAGTTCACAATTTCTGATATTGATCCGAACAAATGTACCCATCTGGTCTACGCCTTTTCTGACATTAACAATGTCAATGAGCTCGTACCCACAAGCACAGCTGACCAACAACGCTACCTGTTCTTCAATGGACTAAAATTCAG AAATCCACAGCTCAAAACCCTGTTAGCAGTTGGTGGCATAACCTTTAACACACAAAA ATTCAGTAGGATGGTGTCAACACAACAATACAGAACAACCTTCATCCAGTCTGCGATCACACTACTGAGGTTCTATGGGTTTGATGGGCTCAACCTGGACTGGAGGTTCCCTgtaacaacaggaagtcaaccaGACAACAAGCAGAAATTTACACTGTTGTGCCAG GAGCTCAAAGATGCCTTTGCAGCTGAAGTAACAAACACTCAGCGTGACAGATTGATCCTCACGGCTAGTGTCTCTGCTGAGAAAGCAGTCATCGATGCCAGTTACGAAGTCGCACAGATTGCAAC GAGCCTGGACTTCATTAATGTGCTGACATTTGACTTTCGTGGCCCTTGGGAAAATGTCACGGGACATCACAGCCCCTTATACCTTGGATCCCAAGATACTGGAGACAAGATCTactcaaatact GACTCTGCCATGCAGCACTGGTTGGACCAGGGAGCACCTGCACAGTTGCTAAACTTGGGACTAGCGGCCTATGGGCGAGCTTTTACCCTCTCCACTGCAGCCAGTGGTGTTGGAGCACCAGCCAGTGGCACTGGTGAAGAAGGCTGCTACACTGGTGAAGAAGGATTCTGGGCCTTTTATGag ACTTGCCTTTACACTGAAGGGGCTACAGTCCACATGATTAATGATCAGAGAGTTCCATATGCcgtcacaaaaaaacagtgggTTGGATTCGATAACAAGGAAAGCCTTAGTTCAAAG GTCAGTTACCTAAAAGCAAAAAACTTTGGAGGAGCCTTTGtctggtctctggacctggATGACTTCAGTGGGGAATACTGTAACCAAGGCAACTGTCCCTTCATCAGCCACCTGAATACTCTCCTGGTTCAAA GTTCTCCAACTACCACTACCACTACAACAATCCCCAACACCACAACTCCCATAACCACAACTCCTtctaccacaaccacaactcccacaactacaaccacaactcctactaccacaaccacaactcccaccactaca